The DNA window TGACATGGACAGTTAAAGGATCTGCTGTCATCCATGGCATGTGCTGATGGATTTGTGTGAGTCATTTCGTGTGAGACCAAtgactgtactgtaggctatagtcAATAGTCTAGCTGTTTAAGTGTCCAGTTTTGGAGAGTGGAGAGAATGGAAAACATGTGtatattgttttgtttattgttttttggcgtcatgtgtatcagtgttgtgtatgtggtagctatgtatgtccaagacaaatttccttcgggaccattcaaaagaatcttgaatctgttGTTGGCAATAGGTAGGCTATGGCGCAGCAGTGCGTGTCAAAGGTGGAACTGACGGTGTCCTGTGAGAATCTGCTGGACAGAGATGTCACGTCCAAGTCTGACCCGTTGTGTGTCTTGTTAATGAACTCATCCTCATCGCAGTGGTTCGAGGTAAGACATTCTCAACTTGCAACCTGGACAGGATTgaaaatatcatcatcatcattatttattGTAAACAAACCTAATTCATTGACAATTCACTCTGTAGGTGGGCCGCACTGAGAAAGTACAAAACTGCCTCAACCCAAAGTTCGCCAAGAAATTTCTGTTGGACTACTATTTTGAGGTGGTGCAGAAGATTAAGTTTggcatttatgacattgacaacgCAACGGTGGATCTAAGTGACGACGACTTTCTTGGGGAGTTTGAGTGCACACTTGGCCAGGTATGACATATTTTGAATacagaaatagagacagacacatCCCTTTTTGTTATATGCCCGTGACTGTGAGTATTCTCATATTCATTTACGTTTTAAGTTGTGAAttcatacattttaaaacatatcTATTGATACCTTTCTACAATAACAGCTTTGTGGTTGTGTGTAGACATTTCCTTCCAGTGAATATTATAGTATTAAATTCTTAATCAGGACAATGATAGAGTATGCTccctttttcttttacttcatacAGTGCCGCATGTTTTTGCCCCCCAACTGATCCATTGAGTGGGGCTCATGCAAGATTTATGGGATTATTCtcttaacaaatgaaataatcactgagaaactgcatTTTTGTTCGCttgggtcatccttgtttaatgtttacatacatttgtttggtgatctgaaaatgctaaaaaaaaaaagtgtgtcaaatatgcaaaaaaaagtaaaatatcaGTAGGGGGGCAAAAAACATACGCATggcactgtgtactgtacactaaTGTCATGATGTATCCGCTGTAAATTGCCCCATTGTGCTGTTACTTCAGTTGCACAACTTTTTAGGAAGTCGCGATCACTAAATGCCAGGACTGACAATATAATGGAACAGCACATGTCCATGTACAGtataagggtcgaccgatatatcggccggccgatatatcgggccgatattagcGTTGTTCAggtgtatcggcatcggccgatacacATGGCCGATACGGCCGATACGCACCCAGCGTCATTTACAAGAGTCTTTCATGCAGATTATGcacaattttgtttatttattattatttttattttttttacacaactaAAGACTATTAAGAGTCTGTCatgcacatttttgtttatttattgttattactattattttacatttttttgttactTGTTCTTAACGTCAGTTCAGTcacttgaaatatttattattttatgttattcaggttttataaaagcaccaagacactttatttttgtattacttggttgttcattgttcattgttttttacttaaagttctacctcaatttgattatgttaaataaatggctatttatttttaacttgagacctggaatatttgtcattttttaaacttttttttttaacccatatcggtatcggaaatcgggtatcggaaatcgggtatcggccatgggccatggggaaaaaaatcggtatcggatcggccattaaaaaacctgtatcggtcgacccctagttttattaaacatgtgggtacagtatatcacgaaagtgaatacacccctcacagttttgcagatttttgagtatatcttttcataggaaagcattacagaaatttcactttgacacaatgattagtgaccttttaacaacatatttaaccgcttagatttcttgttcactcagaaaaaaacaaaatacagccattaatgtttgaacatgtactcacaaaagtgagtacaccccagattaaaatccggtagagaaggggctgtgttggcttgaatcgtctcgaattgaaacaaaatgaaaagggatgaaaagggaggtcatcagtgtgcgtttcaacctttctttgcattgaacttttacattttgagtctgcatctggcttaaatagattggtgtgagatgtgaatgcaatcctatggagaatatcaggatctgcttcagtagtcacagtgcatgatgacatgcatgtttcttttaggtgtatttcagattgccaatgttgacaacattcatgcatccccaaaccatgtcagtcccactaccatgcttggctatggagaggctacaccttttttgtaaaactcacttgtttaccaccacacatgcttgacaccatctaaagcaaatttgtttatcttggtctcaagagagatgaacagagtaaggatatggatcactggaaccatgttgtgtgatctgaagagaccaagataaacacaacacagccccttctctaccggattttactttggtgtgtactcacttttgtgagtacatgttcaaacattaatggctgtattttgtttttttctgagtgaacaagaaatttaagcagttaaatatgttgttaaaaggtcactaatcattgtgtcaaagtgaaatttctgtaatgctttcctatgaaaagatatactcaaaaatctgcaaaactgtgaggggtgtattcactttcgtgatatactgtatgtggcctGTGGTAGACGACGAGTGAATGTACGCACATgccacctcactgaggccaggtgcaggacaaaggcatatCTATCAACAGAAAAAGTAGGCAATACTGGTGGTAATAAAGGCAATACTGCACAACAGACTGCGTCTGTACATCATCACTGTCTGCCTGTGTCCTTTCAGGTTGTGTCCAGTAGAAAGCTGACCCGTCCATTGGTTCTGAAGAACAAGAAGCCTGCAGGAAAAGGAACCATCACGGTAACGCACTAGAGCATGGCTGTAGTTAACACATTAACACACCCTGAGATCTCTTCGCTGTTAATGTTGGATGTATTATGTGACACTCAATGGATCTAGTTTCAAATTACAGTATTTGTTGTCTATGAGTGAGCACTCTGTTTTCGTTTTAACTTGTTAcataacatatacagtacagtacttctCAAAGCATTATAATACTATGCAACACAAGGCACACTGGTCCCCCGTTGTCAAACTTTCCCAAATACGTTATTCCATTAGAAGTGTATTAAAAATAGTTGCTCATTCTGACTCCCCTTGCCCGTCTGCCAATGctctggaaaaaaaaagagaCTGGACCAACTGGATATTCTTGCTGCAATATCATTTGCATTGGTTTTTCCACTGACATCATTTAATGCACGTTTTACGGCTGGACACTTTTTTTAACCTCCTCACTCGTTCAGTGGGACTGTGAAGCTACATATTACTGCTAAGGACTTAATATAGTGACTAGAAGCTCCTTTTCAACTCGGAAACAGCAGCAGAGACAATCCAAATGTACCATACATATTTGTCAAATGCTCATTCTTTGTAAAGCAACTGATTTTTATGTCTCCCTTCAGATTTCTGCTGAAGAGATCAAGGATAACAGAGTGGTGAACTTTGAGGCAGAAGCCAGGAAACTTGACAACAAGGTTAGCGGAACAGCTCTCTGAAATTTCTTGTTCTCTGTCATGCTGGTTGGATATCACTGAAGGGAAGTTTTGAACATTTTACAGCTCACCTGTTTAATCATTTACAGAGGGTGGAAGAAGGGAAGGATATGGGTGGTTGTCTTTTTCCATAGGCTTTGAACATGTCCATCTCTACCAACTTGCTTAGCAACTTGCCAAGCAGTTTGACCTGattttttaatatttgttttgaaTCGTCTTTGTCTTTGATTGTGATAATGTGTTGCCAGTTTGTGTCATGCTAACTAATGTTAGTCTGTTTGTGAGTAACCTTAATTAGCGGATCAAGTTACGTTATTCACAGTTGTCGTTTTCCTTCAAAATGGAAGATCATATTCCTTTCTTCCTCCTAAGGTTCCTTTATACTGTTTATTACACTATTATATTACACTGTTATATAGGATTTCTTCGGAAAGTCAGATCCTTACTTGGAGTTCTACAGACAAATGGACTCGGGATGGCAGCTTGCTCACCGGACagaggtactctctctctctctctctctctctctctctctctctctctctctctctctctctctctctctctctctctctctctctctctgtctcctaagCTACACTTTATAGCACCGCTGGGGAGAGTAGTGCCATGACACCTGCCAtgtgaaaacaaacaaatcaTGCCGTATACATGGCAGTTTGCGATCTTTGAACTTCACAATCTGTCAAGACCATCCTTTTACCCACCAGGAGTCTGCTCTCATTTAAGTAACCCGTTTAACGTGCATTGTACTACCCAGTACAAATTAGGTTCTGGTTGTATATGACTTATAGTTATAAACCATAAGGTCTATAACaaagggccctggacaaagaggtcagttttcTGGCGCCCAGGAAGAAGGAGCTGCCCAGAATTTGGTTCCCATGATGAtcttgtatgtattgaggagagCAGACCTTCCAGAAGAGTTTTGTCCCGGTGTCATCTCGATATAGCCTATCcattgctctgctctgcacactgCTTCCGGATTAGTGGTTAGGGAAGGGGTAAGGACTATGTTAATAGCCCACTGGTAATTGTGTTTGGCAAAGCAACACTTATCGACAGAACCCTGGGCCTGGCCAGCAAGGCTGACAGTAGTGGGCCTGTTATGAGCATCTGTTAAGCAATGTGTTTAGCACAACAAGTGTCAGCTACATCAGCTGTACTGGTGAGAGATGCTGATGCTGCTCGCAGGCCAGGCGAGGAGGAAGTCAGTCAGCTAATTTCATGAGGACGGAAGTCTGTTGTATGGAGGGCTGTTGCAGGCGATAGCCTCTTTCATCGTTTTGTTTCCCATCAATCAAAAAACCTGAAACTGTTGCAAAAGTGCATATCAAAATGTGTTACCAAATTGTTTGTTGAACTATCATGTAGCAACACTTAGTCACATGAATAAAAGAATTaacatttttttattcttttgacAAATATCTTTATTATTTTTTCCTTTTAATTAGCAAACAACCACATACAAAAACAgaatagaaacaaaataaaaagagCACAAGAAGGCACGTTGACAGATGTAATCTTCAAGCATAACAGTATGTAGATACAAAATCTTGAGATTAACAATGTGAAGAcagtaaaaaaaagtaataacataagcaaaagaaaaaaagaaaatgggttATACAATTTCAGACAAACCCCCTCTCTCCAAAAACTCCATTAAGGAATCCCAGATCTTAATAAATGTGTTATATTTCCCCTTGATGACGGATGTCAACTTCTCCATGGCTATACAGTGTGAAAGTCCTTTAGTCCACATTTGCTTACTTGGCCTATACATAGATCTCCATGAAAGAGCTATTTTGTGTTTTGCttcaagtatacagtatatgaccaTTGATTTCTCATACTTACTGAGGGTACAATTTTCTGGGAAAAGTCCCAGTATACAAAGCTTAggaccagtgcttaatttgagggggagcaagggggagctagctccggaacctcagacgagagctccggaagcttggatggaacctcatggaaagacatcacagaccctcccctcgggggggagccacccatcctctgtgctccgggacctcccgcttcacaaattaagcactgcgtagGACACAATGGAAGATGTGTATCAGTTATCTTAGACAAAGTCTCAATTATCTCCTTCCAAAATTCTTGGATAATGGAACATTCCCAAAGACAATGAAATAGAGTCCCTTTTTGTGTACCACATTTAACACATAGATCAGGTGTGTTAGGATCAATACGATGTTGTATTACTGGAGTAATATATGTTCTCATCAGCCATTTGTACTGAAGTAACTTAAATTGTGTATTTATTGTTTGAACTTGGCTTTGTAAGCATACGTGCTGTCATTCTTCATCAGTTATTTCTTCTTAAAGATCTAGACACCAGGCGTGCCTTTTATCATCTGAGGACTCTAATGATTTTGCAATGATATTGTGATAAAATCTAGGAATGAGTCCAGGTCTGCCACAATAGTTCACAGCTATCATTTCAATTGTGTTCAGGGAGGGCATGTTTTGAGTTTGTTTTATAAAATGTCTAATCTGCAATTATTTGAAAAAATGCTTGCCATCAATGTTAAATCTTTGCTTGACAGTGAAACTTAAAAGAAAGTTGTTGTCATAAAGATCTGATATTTTATTGATACCCTTATTAGACCATATCTTAAAGCCAAGATCATTTGTACGAATTAACAACTTTTAATACATTTTTCGTACTGTCGTGTTTCATGATATTTTCCTTAGTCTAATTGTTAAATTGACTGCAAGGCTTAGGTAGGTAGATAGGCAGGAGTCTTACAGGTTTCCCCCCACATATTGTTCTCGAACATGCCATAAATTCTTTGATAAAAAAACGTTTCAAGTGATTTCCCAGAGTTATCATGCTGTGATGTGATGGGATCACAACTGTGGTTTTAATTACTCAGATATTTATGAATAATCTGTTTCCACAGGTGGTGAAAAATAATCTGAACCCCAGTTGGAGGCCCTTTAAAATCCCCTTAAGGAGTCTGTGTGGGGAAGATATGGACAAACCTATTAAGGTGAGGGTCaactacacacactcctcagtggacacacacacacacacacacacacacacacacacacacacacacacacacacacacacacacacacacacacacacacacacacacacacacacacacacacacacacacacacacacacacacacacacacacacacactggatcaaGACGGTTTCCAGTTGCATGCAGCTTTGCACTCGATAGGCAATGTATTGTCACTATGCACAACACGACTACTACTGTATGCTCCCACTTTGAAATGCTGTAATGTTGTGTTAAATTGCCCAGCAttatgtctgtgtctgctgtACATGTGTATGTTGTCTCATTGCAAATGCTTGTGTATGGATGTTGTATTGCACGCATTTAGGCTCAGGTGTTAAATGATGAATAACTCATAAGTCAATCAACTTTCAGCTGTAATTTTTCTTGAGCAATACACCCGAAGGTACATGTAAGTTTCTCAACATCAACATtgtctgtatgtgcgtgggtgtgtgtgtgtgtgtgtgcttgtgcacctgTGGTCTTATTTGCCTATGTGTGCCATCTTTTCTACTGCAATGATCTGTGCATGATGTGTGGAGATACTGTATGTCggagtaggtgtgtgtatgtgtatatgtgtgcgtgcatggcatgcatgcatgtatgtttgcTATTGGATGGGCTATATTTATCCAGTGGAACACAAGCAGGAATCATGTGTGGTTATTTCCACAGCCAGTCGGTTAGTGGGTCATATGGACACGGACATCTGCATGCTGTGTGACTGACACTGCTGAGTAAAgggtgtgcttgtgggtgtgaaATGGTagagaagcttttttttcctgTAAGTCAGAGgaattcaattatatttcaacgagggccagtttttcaaattcctcccagtaaaggggccgaactatacatatgtattatggttgccgtgGTTGCCgattgtcaatgaaaaaaatatgggagtcttcattgaagtggagggtctgggtgtcctcccccagaaaatgtagcatttcttagatgtatttcctgcattttaacgtcccgtgtcccatttCGGCATGATAACGGAGCACATACTTTTATCTCTtaattccaaaaaacgattctgtatttgaaggggcttgtggggggcccagaaccttgctgtccaagggccgcatctggccccagggccgccatttgaatagccctgctgtaagTCATTGTTGGCAGCCCTTTCATGTACATGGGATTACTGGCGATTCTATTCACTGTTGGCTGAAAACGCTTTACTCCATTACTCCATCATAGCTACATTGCTATGACTTAACTGAGAATCTGGAGTATCTGATGAAGAAGACATCgtcattatcattttggtgacaataaggttacaaAAGTGTTTATATAACAGGGTTCTTAAAGGTTTGTATGAGGAGGACAATTGTGAACCTTCCCGTTCACCCCCCATAGTGATtagtaaagtctctctctctctctctctctctctctctctctctctctctctctctctctctctctctctctctctctctctctctctctctctctctctctctctctctcatattctccaATTATAGATTTTTAGGGCTGAACATTAAAACCCATCTCTTATTGATTGGACTAGTCAGAAGGATGCACATGTAGTATTAGTCCATAACACAAACATGTATGGTGGAATGCACGGAACACATAGGAAAAGTAGAAGTAGTGGTATGAAAACTAAAGATTAGAAGCCACTTTCTTAATAATTGTTGGTTTGTTTAATGTTTGTATTAATTAATTGTTAAGCCCTCACTTAGTTACTGTAGTCCAATGACAGTGTTTTAAAAGTGTGCTCATGTACCCTCAGCACGGCTCCAGCAGTGCCTAGCAGACTGTTGAAGTGTGTTTGAGTTAGACTAGAGTGTGAGGTGTTGCTGTGTTGACTCTTGGGTTGAGACTTGGGTGAGGTTTTGTGTTTGCCTTGTTTTGGGGAAGTTAATTAATGTTGGACTAACTGCAGAAATAGTAAAAGACTTCTTCTTCCTGTGTTTTCTCTGCTAACGTCCCTCTCTCTCAGGTGGAATGTTACGATTATGACAGTGACGGGTCACATGACTTGATCGGGATATTTGAAACGACTCTTACACGCTTGACAGAGGCTTCGCGTGCATCGCCGGTGAGTGGACTGGAAGAACCTAATACCACTAAATGTCATTCCATCCATATAAAGCTACTGTATTGTACTGCTTCTGTAAAGTAAAGTACTGCTTCCCTTCCTGTGCTTTGCACACTGTGACATTTGACTTTGTGTATTACTGCAATACTAAAATCTCGTTGTGTATAGGTGTATTTCAATGTTTTAAtagttaattataattaattattgAATCGTTTTTGAATAGCATATAATACTATTAGTGTATGACAGTCGTGCATGCTCGCATTTTTGTGCAAAATGGACTTGACACATCACCATGTCACAGAGAGGTTTCATTGGTTGAGTTGGCTTGTGGGTTTTGTGTGTTGCGTTGACAGGCTGAGTTTGAGTGCATAAATTCAAAGAAACTACAGAAGAAGAAGCACTACAAGAACTCTGGCATTGTGGTCATCAAGCACTGTGAGGTAAGGTACttcctgtgttctctctctctctctctctctctctctctctctctctctctctctctctctctctctctctcattagtaTGTGTGTTAGTACATCTTTACAACTGCAATGTGTCTCGTTCATGTGTGCAGATTACGAAGGAGTACACATTCCTGGATTACATCATGGGAGGATGTCAGATCAACTTCACGGTAAGGATCTTAACATGGGTTCTCTTGTACCTATTTCCAACAAAGAGGACGATGGTTCCAGATTTAGACAGTAAAAGTCCTGCTATTATGCCATTTCTGGCCAATAAGCCACGCCCTCtcaaatgaagaagaaaaaaaaattgtacaTATACAGGCCTCTGTATAAGCCACGGCTGTCCACATTGTAACTTTGACTTTATATCTTCAAAGCATTACCTCTCGAGCCAACCCTTTTGACTTTGTGCTTGGCACACGTAATAAACTACACTTTCTCCGCATTGTGGTATAAGGCGCAGGGTTCAAAGCATGAGAAGAAAATAAGCAGGCTATAAGCCAGAATTTATGTTCGATACCTCCAGCCAATAGACTGAACAGCTAATTTCTTCATCAGCTCTTTCATCACTGTGTCTTGACATCACAGGCAGAAGAAATATTTATCAAATTGTGACGTTTTTAATCCATCATGTCTGCTTCTGACAGGTTATCGACTGTGGAATCACTGACTCTTCCTCTcctgttgtgtctgtctgtgtaggtgGGTGTGGACTTCACAGGGTCTAACGGTGACCCTCGCTCTCCTGATTCGCTGCACTACATCAGTCCCAACGGGGTCAACGAGTACCTCAGTGCCATCTGGTCTGTCGGCCAAGTCATCCAGGACTACGACAGGTGACTAAACTACCACATGAACATAACTCACCGCAACACAACCCACAACTGTATGTCGTTGTATCCATTGTGAAATATGAGTCCACTGGTTTGATTGCCCATAGTACCTCAGTGCCATCTTGTCTGTCGGCCAAGTCATCCAGGACTATGACAGGTGACTGCCCACAACCTCCATGACATGCAATCACTCTCCATACGTTCTACAGTTATGCATCAAAAACTGCCAGTTTATCCATAAATTAGAAAGAATAAATTCAGACAACATTTTGTGAACAATTTTAAAAGCATTTAGATTTTGTTGACAGGTCAGTCTTTGGTTTACTTTATGTTACTGCCTCTTTAGTGAAAGACCACTGTGTAAAGTAAAGTATGTTTCGCTGTTTTTAAAAATATGCCAAAGGAAGACTAGTATGGACAATGTTGCTCATTACGATTCCAACTCCTCTTCCCACAGTGATAAATTGTTTCCTGCATTCGGATTTGGAGCCCAAATTCCACCTAACTGGCAGGTACAGTCTCTTTCTCCACCTTCAGTATTTCTGaatgcctgtctctctttctccctttcctatTCTTATTCTCACATCctcggaatctctctctctctctctctctctctctctctctctctctctctctctctctctctctctctctctctctctctctctctctctctctctcgcactacaTGTTCATCATGTATTTTTCTGTCCCCATAGGTTTCCCATGAGTTCCCTCTGAACTTCAACACCACCAGCCCCTACTGTCAGGGTGAGTTACAATcggctgtccctctctctgtgatCTGTTTTCAACATCCATGTCGCTATACTCCTAATCTGGATGACATGTAGTAATCTTAATCTGGATGACTCACTAATCTGGATGACATGACTGTGGTTCAGATTTTCAGATGAGATCAAGCTTTTCTGCCTTGCTCATCTGAATTCATGCATCACATACAGTAGGAagtaaaaaatgctgtgttaatttaacttctagagtgtatttggtacaCTCTCTAATTGTTAAATCAACACCACACTTATGACTATGTAGTCCAAGCCCTATGGACCTGCTCATAGTCTATACTCCATGCTAGTATAGTATTTCATCTGCTTGTGTTAATTATTTGGCTGTAATATTTGGTGTACCTTTACCCTGTGTTGACCCCCTCTGAGCCACATACCAGAAATGATTCATGTGGTTCGTGACAAATCCATGTGGGAATGGGGTGGATGAAGAAAAATATTTACCGCTAGTTGGTTTGTAATCTGTTCGGGGAATTACACAATAGTTAAATCTTTCTTTTGAGATATagaggcaacattaagtcaagtGTTTCACCACCAAGCCTGGTTTGccaatacagtgtgtgtgggtgtgtgtgtgtgtgtgtgtgtgtgtgtgtgtgtgtgtgtgtgtgtgtgtgtgtgtgtgtgtgtgtgtgtgtgtgtgtgtgttgtctgtctgtctgtctgtctgtctgtctgtctgtctgtctgtctgctaggcATTGAAGGAGTAATCGAGGCGTACAGAGTATGTCTTCCTCAAGTGCGTCTTTATGGTCCCACAAACTTCTCCCCGATCATCAACCACGTGGCGAGGTTTGCCTACGATGCTGCCAGCCAGAAATCAGCATCGGTAAGAGCCAAGCTTAATAACCCTTTAGTGCACATGGGATCGCTGGCGATGCGACTCACTGCATGCCGAGAAAACTgaataaaaacattgctatgacattacccagagccttaagtaacagattaagacatagccattttgTTTACAACAAGCTTATTATAGATGTTCTGCATGAAAACGTTAATGTTCTCCAGTGCAAGGACAACATGACCCCCATGACACTTCATGCTCCTCCATTCCCTATTTTGTCGTGTCCACTTTGTATTCACATGCAATTTGTAGTGGAATGCAATTGGTTCACCATTGCCAACCGAACTATTTTAGTGTTTTTGTAACCATTTGTACTGTTGAATTGCTTAAAGAAGGTCAATAGACTGAAACGTTGCTATTAAAACACTGCAAatgtggacagtgtgcgggagcttttttgTGTCTGAAAGAAagctgaaagcccattgggaaactccaactcccattgtcattgtgacacagcactccacagcacacaagtgaacactgcacacaacgaaattgcatttatgcctcacccgtgcaagggggcagccctcagtggcgccccatggggagcagtgcggtgggacggtaccatgctcagggtacctcagtcatggaggaggatgggggagagcactggttgattactccccccaccaacctggcgggtcgggagtcgaaccggcaacctctgggatgcaagtctgacgccctaaccgctcacccatgactgccctacagtgTCTGGTCACATGCAACGCAAGAAACTTCATAAGTCATGTTGATCGGTCCATTGGTCACAAACCGGTTTGCATTTGATCTGCTAATCTTGTTCTTAAACACACATTAGCTGTTTAAGCTCAATCCTGTGGCATTTGCTGTTGGCTTCTTATGTTTTTTTGCTGTCTCGCAATGTACTATCTTTCTCactttttgtctctgtctttcttacttacttttctttttcttttcctttcttttcttttcttttcttttctttatttctgtttCTCTACCAccgtctctttcttttttctttctattcttcattctctctctctttctctctctctctctctgtccccacagCAATACTACGTGCTGCTCATCATCACAGATGGCGTGATCACAGATCTGGACCAGACCCGGTCGGCCATCGTGAACGCCTCGCGTCTGCCCATGTCCATCATCATCGTGGGGGTGGGCGGGGCCGACTTCAGCGCCATGGAGTTCCTAGACGGAGATGACGGCCGCTTGCGCGCCCCCAGCGGAGAGACGGCTGCCCGCGACATTGTACAGTTTGTGCCTTTCAGAAACTTCCAGAATGTGAGTTGTCATTCTCCCCCGGCCCGAACGGTTCTTCCGCCGTCTACCGCATCTTGCTTActtgcagtgatgggcaacctggtttTACCGGTACAATCCAACCAGGTGACCATTCAACCAACTCCGTTTAATTGTATggctgaatgatcacctggttgaat is part of the Engraulis encrasicolus isolate BLACKSEA-1 chromosome 9, IST_EnEncr_1.0, whole genome shotgun sequence genome and encodes:
- the LOC134455665 gene encoding copine-3-like isoform X1; its protein translation is MAQQCVSKVELTVSCENLLDRDVTSKSDPLCVLLMNSSSSQWFEVGRTEKVQNCLNPKFAKKFLLDYYFEVVQKIKFGIYDIDNATVDLSDDDFLGEFECTLGQVVSSRKLTRPLVLKNKKPAGKGTITISAEEIKDNRVVNFEAEARKLDNKDFFGKSDPYLEFYRQMDSGWQLAHRTEVVKNNLNPSWRPFKIPLRSLCGEDMDKPIKVECYDYDSDGSHDLIGIFETTLTRLTEASRASPAEFECINSKKLQKKKHYKNSGIVVIKHCEITKEYTFLDYIMGGCQINFTVGVDFTGSNGDPRSPDSLHYISPNGVNEYLSAIWSVGQVIQDYDSDKLFPAFGFGAQIPPNWQVSHEFPLNFNTTSPYCQGIEGVIEAYRVCLPQVRLYGPTNFSPIINHVARFAYDAASQKSASQYYVLLIITDGVITDLDQTRSAIVNASRLPMSIIIVGVGGADFSAMEFLDGDDGRLRAPSGETAARDIVQFVPFRNFQNSPKEALAQSVLAEVPGQLVSYFNMTKLPPPSQPAPPAQE
- the LOC134455665 gene encoding copine-3-like isoform X2, yielding MAQQCVSKVELTVSCENLLDRDVTSKSDPLCVLLMNSSSSQWFEVGRTEKVQNCLNPKFAKKFLLDYYFEVVQKIKFGIYDIDNATVDLSDDDFLGEFECTLGQVVSSRKLTRPLVLKNKKPAGKGTITISAEEIKDNRVVNFEAEARKLDNKDFFGKSDPYLEFYRQMDSGWQLAHRTEVVKNNLNPSWRPFKIPLRSLCGEDMDKPIKVECYDYDSDGSHDLIGIFETTLTRLTEASRASPAEFECINSKKLQKKKHYKNSGIVVIKHCEITKEYTFLDYIMGGCQINFTVGVDFTGSNGDPRSPDSLHYISPNGVNEYLSAIWSVGQVIQDYDSDKLFPAFGFGAQIPPNWQVSHEFPLNFNTTSPYCQGIEGVIEAYRVCLPQVRLYGPTNFSPIINHVARFAYDAASQKSASQYYVLLIITDGVITDLDQTRSAIVNASRLPMSIIIVGVGGADFSAMEFLDGDDGRLRAPSGETAARDIVQFVPFRNFQNASKEALAQSVLAELPGQVSAFFKMVNLKPVHDPDAA